CTTTTGCCGTACTTCCTGTAGCCTGGGTAGCCATCGTCATGTAGGTGGCATCCACCGGAGTCTTGATCATCAGCTTCCCGCCGTCATTCCTGAATTCTACGGCACCTTCAATCGCCCTGTTGAATGTAACCAAAGTCCCGTTGATGGATTTTGTTTCACCCGGCTTGATATAGATATTCTGCCTTCCTGTATTCCCTGTAGAAACCAGATGAAGGTATTCTGCACCGTTCGGGTCAGCAATTAAGCTGTCTTTTTTTCTCTGAACATAATCTTTGGCAACCACCTTTATATTTTTCCCGTGGAAATCATAGGTGGCTTCCAAATCTTTATGCAGCGGAGACATCAGGTACGGGATATCCTGATAATCCAGGGCATCGCCTTTTTCTTCAATCTTGATCTTCAGGAAATTTTTGTCGGTAACAATCTCATTTGATGTTTCCCCTTCCCTGATATGCATGGTGCCTTCAAAACTGATATACCGGGTTACCGCACCGCCGATGAAAATCAACACGAAGGCCAGGTGAAATACCAGGACCGGCCATTTTTCCCTTCTCCACAACCGGTATCTTGCGATATTGCCGATGAAATTGAGAATGAGCAGGAACATGATAAGTTCAAACCATTTCGCTTCGTAAATTAATGCTTTTGCCGTTGGAGTTCCGTAGTCATTTTCTAAGAACGTTGCATATGCCATCGCAAATGCATACACCAATAACAACACAGCCATTGTTCTGGTCGAGATAAGAATATCCTGGAGCTTCTTCATGATATATATACTTGATGGGCAAAAATAAGGATGATAAACTACAAAGACGTTAAAAAAAGCTGTTTTTTATCATTTCAGACAAGCTATGCGTTATTTTGAAACGTTCTTAATAAGACTGGCTTTTATTATTAAAAATTCAATTGAATCACGCTTGTACAGAAAAAAATCTGTAATAAAAAACCCGCGTTCATAAGGATATTGCTGCACATTTATCCGGAGCAGTTATTTTATATATAAAAAATGATAATTATGGTATAATAATCTTTTTAACCGTAACAGTTCAGTTGCTGCCTGCTCCATTTTTAAAACAAAAAAGATTCCTTTACTATAGAAAAAACATTAAATTTGCTCACATTGATATTATGGACAAGAATACACCAAAACAACAGCAGGAATCGCCTGAAAAGGGCAAATTTTTATCAAAACCAAGGGTCTTTCTCGGGCTTACATGCATTCTTTTTTCTGTAGTGCTTACCTTTTCATTTGTTTCTTATCTGATGAACTGGCAGGCAGACCAGAGCCAGGCGGGAACCATGCTCGATAAAAGCATCCAGTCCTCCAATCTTTTCGGAAAACTGGGCGACTGGCTCGGAAATATTTTTATTTTCGAAAGTATTGGTGTGGCTTCATTTATCATTGCGTTTTTATTTCTTGTATTCGGAACGTTGATTCTGAAAAAAAGAATGTTCAAACCGTGGAAAACAGTCGGGCACTCCCTGTTTTTTATCTGCTGGCTTCCGATCCTGTTCGGAGCATTAACGAAAGGCCAGGGTGTATTGAGCGGTGTGTACGGTTACCAGATTATGGATTCCCTTGATGCCATTATAGGATCCGCAGGGCTTTGGATGGTTTTGGCGTCGAGCATTGCCTTGTATTTTATCCTGGAATTCAATCTCCGTCCGAGTTCCATCAAGTCAAAACTGAATGACATCAATGAAAATACCATCGGCAGGGTAAAATCTATGATGCCGAGCTCCGATGAAAATTTTGAAGCGGATGAGGAGCTTATTGAAGAAGCCGGTATTGCTGAAGAACCTTTACCTAAAATCAGGGTTACTGAAAAAGTAAGACCTAAAACCATTGCGCCTGAACCTGTAGCTGTAACCGTTCCGAAAGGATTCCCTGAAGTCCCGGTTTCTGCGGATCTCGATACCATCGTGACCCCGAACAAGACTTCTTTTGATGAAGAGAAAAACGATTTTTCGCAGCCTTTGAATATCAACCTTAACCTCAGCTCAAAACCTGCGGTGCCTACTTCCAGCCCCGAAGAAGCTTTTGACATCAGACCTTCTGCTCCGCCGGCAGCCCCTGTACTGGCCCCTGCACCCGAGGAGGAGATTAAATTCAATGTAGAAGTGGCCAAGGTAGTCGATATCCTGGATGATTCAGACAGAAAATCCAATGAACTGGTACAGAGACACGGGCTGTATGACCATAAATTGGATCTGGCCAATTTCCAGATGCCTACGGTTGACCTGTTACAGGATTACGGGAATGAAGAAATTTCCATCAACAAAGATGAATTAGAAGAAAATAAAAATAAAATTGTCGGCCTGCTTAAAAACTTTAATGTAGGCATTGCTGAAATCAAGGCAACCATCGGGCCTACCGTAACGTTATATGAGATCGTTCCGGAAGCGGGAATCCGTGTATCGGCCATTAAAAAGCTTCAGGATGATATTGCGCTGAACCTTTCGGCTTTAGGCATCAGGATCATTGCACCGATGCCGGGGAAAGGGACAATAGGAATCGAGGTTCCGAGAAAAAATCCTACTATGGTTTCTATG
The sequence above is a segment of the Chryseobacterium sp. JJR-5R genome. Coding sequences within it:
- a CDS encoding DNA translocase FtsK; the protein is MDKNTPKQQQESPEKGKFLSKPRVFLGLTCILFSVVLTFSFVSYLMNWQADQSQAGTMLDKSIQSSNLFGKLGDWLGNIFIFESIGVASFIIAFLFLVFGTLILKKRMFKPWKTVGHSLFFICWLPILFGALTKGQGVLSGVYGYQIMDSLDAIIGSAGLWMVLASSIALYFILEFNLRPSSIKSKLNDINENTIGRVKSMMPSSDENFEADEELIEEAGIAEEPLPKIRVTEKVRPKTIAPEPVAVTVPKGFPEVPVSADLDTIVTPNKTSFDEEKNDFSQPLNINLNLSSKPAVPTSSPEEAFDIRPSAPPAAPVLAPAPEEEIKFNVEVAKVVDILDDSDRKSNELVQRHGLYDHKLDLANFQMPTVDLLQDYGNEEISINKDELEENKNKIVGLLKNFNVGIAEIKATIGPTVTLYEIVPEAGIRVSAIKKLQDDIALNLSALGIRIIAPMPGKGTIGIEVPRKNPTMVSMRSVIASHKFQNTEMDLPVVFGKTISNEIFMADLSKMPHLLMAGATGQGKSVGINAILTSLLYKKHPSELKFVMVDPKKVELSLYSKIERHYLAKLPDSDDAIITDTNKVINTLNSLCVEMDMRYDLLKNAFCKNLKEYNKKFAERKLNPENGHRYLPYIVLVVDEFADLIMTAGKEVEMPIARLAQLARAVGIHLIVATQRPSVNVITGMIKANFPARAAFRVISSVDSRTILDSPGADQLIGKGDMLYFNGNEILRLQCAFIDTPEVERLAEFIGEQKGYSSAFLLPEYVSEDATSTVGAFDPNEKDALFEEAARIIVSTQQGSTSMLQRQLKLGYNRAGRIMDQLEAIGIVGGFNGAKAREVLISDLHSLEQFLEDMRS